One window of the Chryseobacterium camelliae genome contains the following:
- the purE gene encoding 5-(carboxyamino)imidazole ribonucleotide mutase has product MVGIIMGSQSDLPIMEQAAGFLKSLNIPYELTVVSAHRTPERMFDYAKTAQERGLKVIIAGAGGAAHLPGMVASCTTLPVIGVPILSSNSIDGWDSVLSILQMPGGIPVATVALNGALNAGILAAKILGSGNPEVAAKLQHYQDSLKDKVLGTVDDIKAKHPNRYDQ; this is encoded by the coding sequence ATGGTAGGAATTATTATGGGAAGTCAGAGCGACTTGCCGATCATGGAACAGGCCGCAGGTTTCCTTAAAAGCCTGAATATTCCGTATGAACTTACAGTGGTTTCCGCACACAGGACTCCTGAACGGATGTTTGATTATGCTAAAACGGCTCAGGAAAGGGGACTGAAAGTAATTATAGCCGGAGCCGGCGGAGCCGCACATCTTCCCGGAATGGTGGCCAGCTGTACTACGCTTCCTGTGATCGGGGTTCCTATCTTATCCAGCAATTCTATCGACGGATGGGATTCAGTGCTTTCCATCCTGCAGATGCCGGGTGGTATTCCAGTGGCTACGGTTGCTTTAAACGGGGCACTGAATGCCGGTATCCTGGCCGCTAAGATACTAGGCAGCGGTAATCCGGAAGTTGCCGCTAAACTGCAGCACTACCAGGATTCTTTGAAAGATAAGGTGCTGGGAACAGTGGATGATATCAAAGCAAAGCACCCTAACCGGTACGATCAGTAA
- a CDS encoding DMT family transporter, giving the protein MKDYKLMIAVLTVAIVWGTTFLSIRVAVETIPAWFVAGIRQFLAAVIIFCILLYRKQFQWIGWKNLAYQIIFSLLMLVVANGMTTVAEETVTSSVTSLISACSPIIVFLGSAAFGLQKITLKSLVGVLMSFSGIVFIFWHGVRDLANPAYAKGIIFLFIAIAGWASGTIFTKKLNIQTENIFLNLFYQFSFAGVLQIIFAFMFSEDYNFGNWSFKSVAAMIYLAVFGSVAAFFAFHYALTKISAVQVSILAYINTVISIFLSWLILDEKITWKFIVAAVLIILGVFIINYKRSMFKQRKIRLTRS; this is encoded by the coding sequence TTGAAAGATTACAAACTCATGATTGCTGTCCTCACCGTTGCCATTGTCTGGGGAACTACATTTCTGTCGATACGGGTAGCCGTAGAAACCATTCCGGCCTGGTTTGTTGCCGGGATCCGTCAGTTTCTGGCCGCAGTCATCATCTTTTGTATCCTTTTATACAGGAAACAGTTTCAATGGATCGGATGGAAAAACCTGGCTTATCAGATTATTTTTTCCTTGCTGATGCTGGTCGTAGCCAATGGAATGACCACCGTAGCGGAAGAAACTGTGACGAGCAGCGTAACATCGCTCATCAGTGCCTGCTCCCCTATTATTGTATTCCTGGGAAGTGCGGCTTTCGGTTTACAGAAAATCACCCTGAAATCGCTCGTAGGCGTGTTGATGAGTTTCAGCGGGATTGTCTTTATCTTCTGGCATGGCGTACGTGACCTTGCTAATCCGGCTTATGCCAAAGGAATCATCTTTCTATTCATCGCTATTGCCGGCTGGGCATCCGGGACCATCTTTACCAAAAAACTCAACATACAGACGGAAAACATTTTCCTCAACCTGTTTTACCAGTTCTCTTTTGCCGGAGTACTCCAGATTATTTTTGCTTTTATGTTTTCGGAAGATTATAATTTCGGAAACTGGAGCTTCAAAAGTGTGGCGGCAATGATCTACCTTGCCGTATTTGGCTCGGTAGCGGCTTTCTTCGCTTTTCATTATGCCCTGACTAAAATTTCCGCCGTGCAGGTTTCCATACTGGCATATATTAATACGGTGATTTCAATATTCTTAAGCTGGCTGATACTGGATGAAAAAATCACCTGGAAATTTATTGTCGCTGCGGTCCTGATTATCCTGGGTGTCTTCATCATCAATTATAAGCGCTCTATGTTTAAGCAGCGGAAGATCAGATTAACGCGGTCATAA